From Chloracidobacterium sp., a single genomic window includes:
- a CDS encoding phosphate transport system regulatory protein PhoU, whose translation MDEEIFMAASTRTHFDQELRALQDNLLRMGAMLDTAIALGMQSLEERDLELARRVVADDAKINDLRFAIEEQCIRLIATQQPMATDLRFIVAAMNIISDLERMADHAAG comes from the coding sequence ATGGATGAGGAGATTTTCATGGCCGCCTCAACTCGCACACACTTTGACCAGGAGCTGCGCGCTCTGCAGGACAATCTGCTGCGCATGGGCGCCATGCTCGACACGGCCATTGCTCTCGGCATGCAGTCCTTAGAAGAGCGAGACCTGGAATTGGCCCGCCGCGTCGTAGCCGACGACGCCAAGATCAACGACCTGCGCTTCGCCATCGAAGAGCAATGCATCCGCCTGATTGCCACTCAGCAGCCGATGGCGACCGACCTGCGCTTCATCGTGGCCGCCATGAACATCATCAGCGACCTGGAACGGATGGCCGATCATGCCGCCGGCAT